A window of Microbispora hainanensis genomic DNA:
TCGCGGTGTCCGGGATCTGCGCGGCCAGCTCGATCGCCCGCTCCTTGCTCTCGCAGTCGATCAGGTAGAAGCCGCCCAGATATTCCTTGGCCTCCAGGAAGGGGCCGTCGGTGACCACCGGCTGGCCGTCGCGTACGGACACCACCGCGGCCTGCGACGGGTCGACCAGCGCCTGCGTGGTGATCAGCTCCCCGGACCGCTTCAGTCCCTCGATGAACCTGCCGTGCCCCTCGCCGATCGCCGCCCGCTCCTCGTCGGTCAGCGCGTCGAGCACGGCCGGGTTGATGTGCAGGCTGATCAGGAACTTCATCTCGTTCTCCTCGTGGTTCGCGAGCCCCCTCGGGGCCCTTCCACCGGGTGGTCGGAGCCGGCTCCGCCGTCTTGACATGTACTCGCGTCAAAAAACTCCCGGCCGCTCCGACCGATCGGCGAGACGTCGAGAGAACAGGGAGTTTCGACATGCGAGTCAACCGGGCGTGGCTGGGACTGGTCGTCCTGGCGCTGCCGGCGCTGCTCGTCGCGATCGACGCGACGGCGCTGCTCCTCGCGCTGCCGCAGCTGAGCGCCGACCT
This region includes:
- a CDS encoding YciI family protein, which encodes MKFLISLHINPAVLDALTDEERAAIGEGHGRFIEGLKRSGELITTQALVDPSQAAVVSVRDGQPVVTDGPFLEAKEYLGGFYLIDCESKERAIELAAQIPDTAIEGLGVEVRQVMFADGQLEA